The following proteins are co-located in the Deinococcus sp. KNUC1210 genome:
- a CDS encoding arabinan endo-1,5-alpha-L-arabinosidase has product MRRLLALGLTLLAPLPLAGGDSGTGRLPAAQPTLTGDLQIHDPAVLEVGGRYVAMGTGFENVDGGTLRIKTSADGLRWSDAGTLGTAQPAWVAKQLGTSPPNLWAPTLSRRGGTTYLYYAASLFGKNTSGIGLATNPHLDPAHPAAGWTDQGAVLTSRPGDTFNAIDPFRIDTADGRAWLAFGSFWDGIKLRELDPKSGRLRSGNTALYSLASRGGGAIEAASILEHGGYFYLFVSFDRCCAGLESTYRIMVGRAKKVTGPYTDREGVPMMKGGGSQLQATSGRFIGPGGQEVYRNGAQDWLVYHYYDGDLGGTPQLQTAQIGFDAAGWPVLGALPK; this is encoded by the coding sequence ATGCGCCGCCTGCTTGCCCTGGGACTGACCCTGCTGGCTCCGCTGCCACTGGCAGGCGGCGACAGTGGCACGGGCCGTCTTCCCGCCGCTCAGCCCACCCTGACCGGCGACCTCCAGATTCACGATCCGGCTGTGCTGGAGGTGGGCGGCCGGTACGTGGCGATGGGTACGGGCTTCGAGAACGTTGACGGCGGCACCCTGAGAATCAAGACGTCGGCAGACGGGCTGCGCTGGAGCGACGCCGGAACGCTGGGCACGGCGCAGCCCGCCTGGGTGGCGAAGCAGCTGGGCACATCCCCGCCCAACCTGTGGGCACCCACGCTCTCGCGGCGGGGCGGCACGACCTACCTGTATTACGCCGCGTCGCTCTTCGGAAAAAATACCAGCGGCATCGGATTGGCGACCAACCCGCATCTCGACCCGGCGCATCCGGCGGCAGGCTGGACCGATCAGGGCGCAGTGCTGACCTCCAGGCCCGGCGACACCTTCAATGCCATTGACCCCTTCCGCATCGATACTGCGGACGGACGGGCGTGGCTGGCCTTCGGATCGTTCTGGGACGGCATCAAGCTGCGCGAACTCGACCCGAAGAGCGGCAGGCTGCGTTCCGGCAACACCGCGCTCTACAGTCTGGCGTCACGCGGGGGCGGAGCCATCGAGGCGGCCTCTATCCTGGAACACGGCGGGTATTTTTATCTGTTCGTGTCGTTCGACCGCTGCTGTGCGGGGCTGGAAAGCACCTACCGCATCATGGTGGGCAGGGCGAAGAAGGTGACGGGGCCGTACACTGACCGCGAGGGCGTGCCGATGATGAAAGGCGGCGGCTCGCAGCTCCAGGCCACCAGCGGGCGTTTTATCGGCCCCGGTGGACAGGAGGTGTACCGGAACGGCGCACAGGACTGGCTGGTCTATCACTACTACGACGGCGATCTGGGCGGCACGCCGCAGCTTCAGACGGCGCAGATCGGCTTTGACGCGGCAGGCTGGCCGGTGCTGGGCGCATTGCCGAAGTAG
- a CDS encoding YsnF/AvaK domain-containing protein translates to MSEPPSSDPIQPDPLLTDALQPDSAVIPTDLDRTALAAQEMTAPGTPVPLARLELREERAQIDIDRFVQQHLTFRREVRTRTETHTAELRSEVLVITLQEGEAAVRIGDHDLKPGETFELLLYNERLDIQKRPYLSEVVEIGKQIVNEKREIAVDLNYEVLTVEEDSGLVRTLIPPSDPAQNS, encoded by the coding sequence ATGAGCGAACCCCCATCTTCTGACCCGATCCAGCCCGATCCCCTCCTGACAGATGCTCTCCAGCCAGATTCAGCGGTGATCCCCACAGACCTCGACCGCACCGCCCTTGCTGCCCAGGAAATGACTGCGCCCGGCACGCCGGTTCCGCTGGCCCGCCTGGAACTGCGCGAGGAGCGGGCACAGATCGACATCGACCGTTTCGTTCAGCAGCATCTGACCTTCCGGCGCGAGGTTCGCACGCGCACCGAAACTCATACCGCCGAGCTTCGCAGCGAGGTGCTGGTCATTACGCTTCAGGAGGGTGAGGCTGCCGTCCGCATCGGGGATCACGACCTGAAGCCGGGCGAAACGTTCGAACTGCTGCTGTACAACGAGCGGCTCGACATCCAGAAGCGGCCTTACCTCTCGGAGGTCGTGGAGATCGGCAAGCAGATCGTGAACGAGAAGCGGGAAATCGCGGTCGATCTGAACTACGAAGTTTTAACCGTCGAAGAAGACAGCGGCCTGGTCAGAACGTTGATCCCCCCTTCTGATCCTGCTCAGAACAGCTAG